The following proteins are encoded in a genomic region of Populus trichocarpa isolate Nisqually-1 chromosome 13, P.trichocarpa_v4.1, whole genome shotgun sequence:
- the LOC18104602 gene encoding 30S ribosomal protein S16-1, chloroplastic yields the protein MAVKIRLARLGCKNRAFYRIVAADSHTPRDGKHLQVLGFYDPLAAKGDARRLGLNVDLVKYWLSVGAQPTDTVRGILMRAGLISPPPMVVMGQKKGPSGDTSNPEKMITQ from the exons ATGGCAGTGAAGATTCGTTTAGCTAGACTGGGATGCAAAAACAGGGCATTTTACAGAATCGTTGCTGCTGATAGCCATACACCAAGAGATGGCAAGCACCTTCAAGTTCTTGGTTTCTATGACCCCTTAGCAG ctaaaGGCGATGCTAGAAGATTGGGTCTTAATGTTGACCTTGtgaa GTATTGGTTATCGGTCGGTGCTCAACCTACAGACACTGTACGTGGCATTCTTATGAGAGCTGGTTTAATATCCCCACCACCAATGGTTGTGATGGGACAGAAAAAGGGACCATCTGGTGATACCTCAAACCCAGAGAAGATGATCACCCAGTAA
- the LOC18104603 gene encoding uncharacterized protein LOC18104603 isoform X1, with amino-acid sequence MLPVCSATPSCSPHSQIPLHGGPQPFCSVWKDIESRFYVEDRVLLGMSNGTHSQRMSFKTQAVKSFYSSFVESNEQSISLSFINDHSCPNELGDIKCKFYNDWISSVGAIDELHPMGGGGKLKSFESYNIADVEEELMDSTDQLTENTDSVIGLVEPQTTSTIDITPEKPSLGSESLEMDSDSLSSAKTSLDDLLGGFKDSINTSVNQGENAVQRSLNTITTSITSIKKSASETADSALSKVFSTFNQTGELAGDRLTSFSTDLREAIKKTTGASVEVLRGAIVAVEESIVKGASFVVYSYGSAKELLPPEIRGALNLSEERATKILRPIGATFQQVYIAIEGLEKSLGLDPNDPVVPFVLFLGTSATLWGFYWVWAYGGYSGDLSPQLTLKLLAEKGDTILIDVRPEVLRERDGIPDLRRAARFRYASVTLPQVDGSVRKLLKGGKDLDDTLIAAVIRNLKAVQDRYQVIVMDANGSRSKGIARSLRKLGVKRPYVVQGGFQSWVKQGLRVKELKPETALTILNEEAEAILEEIRPSPVQALGCGVGFAAASYALLEWEKTLQFIAIVGLGQTIYRRVASYNGPEDFKQDMRLLLSPVRVGAQAFSWATGKLENNRLGLPTSPSSTDVQNRVLQAAAKHESQPSETGVQNPSPNSVAPLNENADLSEA; translated from the exons ATGTTGCCTGTTTGCTCTGCCACTCCAAGTTGTTCCCCTCATTCTCAG ATTCCATTACATGGAGGTCCGCAACCATTTTGCTCAGTCTGGAAGGATATCGAGTCCAGATTTTATGTAGAAGACAGGGTACTTTTGGGGATGTCAAATGGAACACATTCCCAAAGAATGTCCTTCAAAACACAAGCTGTCAAGTCTTTCTACTCCAGTTTTGTTGAAAGCAATGAACAATCAATATCCTTGTCTTTCATTAATGATCATTCCTGCCCAAATGAATTAGGCGACATTAAATGCAAGTTTTATAATGATTGGATTTCTTCGGTTGGAGCAATAGATGAACTGCACCCTATGGGAGGAGGGGGGAAACTGAAATCTTTTGAAAGTTATAACATAGCTGATGTTGAAGAGGAACTTATGGACTCTACAGACCAGTTAACTGAAAACACAGATAGTGTTATAGGACTTGTGGAGCCCCAAACAACATCAACTATCGATATAACACCAGAGAAACCCAGCTTGGGGTCTGAATCCTTGGAAATGGATAGTGATTCATTATCTAGTGCGAAGACTAGTTTGGATGATTTATTGGGCGGGTTTAAGGACTCCATCAATACTTCAGTAAATCAGGGAGAAAATGCTGTGCAACGCTCACTAAACACAATTACTACTTCAATAACCTCCATTAAGAAAAGTGCTTCAGAAACAGCTGATAGTGCCTTGAGTAAAGTATTCTCAACTTTCAATCAAACAGGAGAACTGGCTGGTGATAGATTAACTAGCTTTTCAACTGATTTGAGGGaagccataaaaaaaactactggCGCTTCTGTTGAAGTGCTGAGAGGTGCAATTGTTGCAGTTGAGGAATCTATAGTGAAAGGGGcttcttttgttgtttattcTTATGGGTCTGCCAAGGAATTGCTTCCTCCAGAGATCAGGGGTGCACTGAATCTGTCTGAAGAAAGGGCAACAAAAATATTGAGGCCAATTGGTGCAACTTTTCAACAG GTTTACATTGCTATCGAGGGGCTAGAAAAAAGCCTTGGCTTGGATCCAAATGATCCAGTTGTACCTTTTGTTCTTTTCCTTGGAACCTCAGCCACTTTGTG GGGTTTTTATTGGGTGTGGGCGTATGGTGGTTACTCTGGAGATTTGTCTCCACAATTAACTCTGAAGCTCTTGGCAGAGAAGGGAGACACCATACTCATTGATGTCCGGCCTGAG GTTCTCAGAGAAAGAGATGGCATTCCTGATCTTCGGCGAGCTGCACGGTTTCGCTATGCAAGTGTAACTCTACCACAG GTTGATGGCTCAGTAAGGAAGTTGTTAAAGGGTGGAAAAGATCTTGATGACACCCTAATTGCTGCAGTCATTCGTAACTTGAAAGCTGTACAG GACAGGTACCAGGTAATAGTTATGGATGCTAATGGTTCTCGTTCTAAAGGCATTGCAAGATCCTTGAGAAAGCTTGGGGTTAAG AGACCATACGTGGTCCAAGGTGGCTTCCAGTCTTGGGTAAAGCAAGGTCTCCGTGTCAAGGAGCTCAAACCTGAGACAGCACTAACTATACTTAATGAG GAGGCTGAGGCAATTCTAGAAGAAATCAGACCTTCACCAGTGCAAGCACTTGGATGTGGTGTG GGTTTTGCTGCAGCATCATACGCATTGCTAG AGTGGGAGAAGACCTTACAATTTATTGCAATTGTTGGCCTCGGTCAG ACTATTTATCGGCGGGTTGCTTCTTACAATGGCCCAGAAGATTTTAAGCAAGATATGAG GCTTTTGCTCTCCCCTGTTAGAGTTGGAGCTCAGGCATTTTCGTGGGCTACtggaaaattagaaaacaaccGCCTTGGACTACCCACATCACCTTCGTCTACAGATGTTCAAAACCGGGTGCTGCAAGCTGCTGCAAAGCATGAATCCCAACCATCCGAAACTGGAGTTCAGAATCCATCACCCAATTCGGTGGCGCCATTAAATGAGAATGCAGATCTCTCAGAAGCATAG
- the LOC18104603 gene encoding calcium sensing receptor, chloroplastic isoform X2 codes for MLPVCSATPSCSPHSQIPLHGGPQPFCSVWKDIESRFYVEDRVLLGMSNGTHSQRMSFKTQAVKSFYSSFVESNEQSISLSFINDHSCPNELGDIKCKFYNDWISSVGAIDELHPMGGGGKLKSFESYNIADVEEELMDSTDQLTENTDSVIGLVEPQTTSTIDITPEKPSLGSESLEMDSDSLSSAKTSLDDLLGGFKDSINTSVNQGENAVQRSLNTITTSITSIKKSASETADSALSKVFSTFNQTGELAGDRLTSFSTDLREAIKKTTGASVEVLRGAIVAVEESIVKGASFVVYSYGSAKELLPPEIRGALNLSEERATKILRPIGATFQQVYIAIEGLEKSLGLDPNDPVVPFVLFLGTSATLWGFYWVWAYGGYSGDLSPQLTLKLLAEKGDTILIDVRPEVLRERDGIPDLRRAARFRYASVTLPQVDGSVRKLLKGGKDLDDTLIAAVIRNLKAVQDRYQVIVMDANGSRSKGIARSLRKLGVKRPYVVQGGFQSWVKQGLRVKELKPETALTILNEEAEAILEEIRPSPVQALGCGVGFAAASYALLEWEKTLQFIAIVGLGQIL; via the exons ATGTTGCCTGTTTGCTCTGCCACTCCAAGTTGTTCCCCTCATTCTCAG ATTCCATTACATGGAGGTCCGCAACCATTTTGCTCAGTCTGGAAGGATATCGAGTCCAGATTTTATGTAGAAGACAGGGTACTTTTGGGGATGTCAAATGGAACACATTCCCAAAGAATGTCCTTCAAAACACAAGCTGTCAAGTCTTTCTACTCCAGTTTTGTTGAAAGCAATGAACAATCAATATCCTTGTCTTTCATTAATGATCATTCCTGCCCAAATGAATTAGGCGACATTAAATGCAAGTTTTATAATGATTGGATTTCTTCGGTTGGAGCAATAGATGAACTGCACCCTATGGGAGGAGGGGGGAAACTGAAATCTTTTGAAAGTTATAACATAGCTGATGTTGAAGAGGAACTTATGGACTCTACAGACCAGTTAACTGAAAACACAGATAGTGTTATAGGACTTGTGGAGCCCCAAACAACATCAACTATCGATATAACACCAGAGAAACCCAGCTTGGGGTCTGAATCCTTGGAAATGGATAGTGATTCATTATCTAGTGCGAAGACTAGTTTGGATGATTTATTGGGCGGGTTTAAGGACTCCATCAATACTTCAGTAAATCAGGGAGAAAATGCTGTGCAACGCTCACTAAACACAATTACTACTTCAATAACCTCCATTAAGAAAAGTGCTTCAGAAACAGCTGATAGTGCCTTGAGTAAAGTATTCTCAACTTTCAATCAAACAGGAGAACTGGCTGGTGATAGATTAACTAGCTTTTCAACTGATTTGAGGGaagccataaaaaaaactactggCGCTTCTGTTGAAGTGCTGAGAGGTGCAATTGTTGCAGTTGAGGAATCTATAGTGAAAGGGGcttcttttgttgtttattcTTATGGGTCTGCCAAGGAATTGCTTCCTCCAGAGATCAGGGGTGCACTGAATCTGTCTGAAGAAAGGGCAACAAAAATATTGAGGCCAATTGGTGCAACTTTTCAACAG GTTTACATTGCTATCGAGGGGCTAGAAAAAAGCCTTGGCTTGGATCCAAATGATCCAGTTGTACCTTTTGTTCTTTTCCTTGGAACCTCAGCCACTTTGTG GGGTTTTTATTGGGTGTGGGCGTATGGTGGTTACTCTGGAGATTTGTCTCCACAATTAACTCTGAAGCTCTTGGCAGAGAAGGGAGACACCATACTCATTGATGTCCGGCCTGAG GTTCTCAGAGAAAGAGATGGCATTCCTGATCTTCGGCGAGCTGCACGGTTTCGCTATGCAAGTGTAACTCTACCACAG GTTGATGGCTCAGTAAGGAAGTTGTTAAAGGGTGGAAAAGATCTTGATGACACCCTAATTGCTGCAGTCATTCGTAACTTGAAAGCTGTACAG GACAGGTACCAGGTAATAGTTATGGATGCTAATGGTTCTCGTTCTAAAGGCATTGCAAGATCCTTGAGAAAGCTTGGGGTTAAG AGACCATACGTGGTCCAAGGTGGCTTCCAGTCTTGGGTAAAGCAAGGTCTCCGTGTCAAGGAGCTCAAACCTGAGACAGCACTAACTATACTTAATGAG GAGGCTGAGGCAATTCTAGAAGAAATCAGACCTTCACCAGTGCAAGCACTTGGATGTGGTGTG GGTTTTGCTGCAGCATCATACGCATTGCTAG AGTGGGAGAAGACCTTACAATTTATTGCAATTGTTGGCCTCGGTCAG ATCCTTTGA